The genomic window GGCCGTCCCCGAGCGGTCCCGGGTGCCCCTCGACGCGACCAACGGCACCTTCGACATCCTGATCACCCCCGACGGCAGCGTCGTGCCGACGACCACGTACTCGTCGCCGACGTCGTTCGGCATGGGCGCGTCGTTCTTCCACCTCTGGCTGGCGGAGCGGGGCGACCTGTACGACCCGATCACGCCGACCAGCCCGGCGGTCAATTACCTGCCGCAGGTGGCCAACGCCAACACGCCGGCGGGCGAGACCCGGTTCCTCAAGGGCGACCGGATGCTGCTGACGCTCTTCACGCGCAGCGGCCAGCTCGTCACGAACCCGATCGAGTCCTTCGACGCCCACAACGTGAACCTGCCGTTCGTGCTCCCGCAGCAGGGGATCAGGGGGGACAACCGATGAAGATCCGCACGACGGCCGGCCGAGCAGCCCCGAAGGGCCGGGCGGGCATCACGCTCACCGAGATCCTGATCGCGATCATGATCCTGGGCATCGGCCTGATCTCGCTGGCCACGCTCTTCCCGATCGGCCTGCTCCGGCTCCGCGAGGCCCAGCGGCAGACGCGGTCGTCGCTCCTCTTCGAGTCGGCCGCCTGCGACGTCGCCGCGCGGACGCTCTTCGACCGGAACTCGTTCCTCTACGTGGACCTGGTCAACAACAACTACGGCTGGCCCTTCTGGTACATCTCCGGCGGCGCCCGCTTCGACCCGCTCGTCCACGACACGCCCTACTACGGCGGGGCGCCGACCGGCGACGGCGCGGGCAACGGGGCCAGCTCCACGAGCTATGGCCTGCCGTTCGCTTATGACCCGCTCTGGCGGCAGATCACGGTGCACCCGGTGACCGGGACGCCCGGGATCTACCTCGACCCGGTGAACCAGGACACCGCGGAATTCCGCTTCGCCGACGGCACCGGCCTGCTCCCCAACGACCCCGGCGGCGGCATCCCCAGCGCGCACGGCCTCCAGAGGCTGACCAACTTCAACCGGCCGGGCTTCGCCGGGACCGGGCCGTCGGCCTTCGTGCCCTCGATCTTCGTGTCGCCGGAGGACGTCGTCTGGCAGGACTCGACGATCAACACGTACAACGTCGCATTTAACCCCACCGTCGGGGTGGGGCCCTCCCCCAGCTCGGTCGTCCCCGACCTGAGCATGACCTACGACGCGGCGGGTAACCAGACTTATCAGCCGGTGAATGACTTCCGATTCAGCTGGATGCTCACCGCCCACCAGGCCAACGGCTCCGCCGGCGCGGCGTTCGACGGGAACGTGGTCATCTTCGAGAACCGGATCTTCGGCACCGAGCCCGCCCCCGCCCCGGCCAACTTCCGCGCGGCCGGCGAGTTCGTCTGCGAGGGCGTCTTCGGCGCCAGCAAGAACGTCCAGCTGGCGGCCAACGCCGCGACCATCGGCAGCTACGGTTACGGCATGGGCGCGGATCGGACCGTCCTCATCCGCTGGTCGAACACCCTCGCCGACCCCGTCGTGAAGGTGGGCGACTGGATCGCCGACGTGACCTACGAGCGGAATCAGCTGGTGGTCGCCAAGCGTTTCCTGTTCAACTCGGGCGTCGGCGCGGCGAGGGCCTCCACCCTCGAGTGGGACAACATGCCGGCCCAGCGCTGCTACTGGTATCAGGTCCAGAAGGTGACCCCCGCCCAGGACGACACCACGAAGGCCGGCTTCCGATCCATGACGGTCTACACGAACAGGAAGCTCGAGGCGCGGACGGTGCTGAATACCGCCGGCAACCCGCTCTACCAGAACGCCGTGCTGATCTGCCCCCAGGTCGTCAACGTGATCCCGCAGACCTTCTTCCTCCGCTGAGCTCGGGGATGTCCACCGAAACGCATCGCTCGCCGTCCTTTGCAGGGGCCTTGCCGTGAGACAACGCCGACACAACCCGGATGCCCGCCGAGCCGCGAACGCCAGGGCGAATCGCCGCGGCGTCACGCTCATCGAGATGCTGGTGACGCTGGCGGTGCTGCTGGTCATGATGACGCTCGTCGTCCGGATCTTCCAGGCGGCCACCGGCTCGCTGAACGCGGCCCAGGTGTACCAGGAGATCGACGGCCAGTTCCGACGGCTGGACAGCGTCATCCGCTCGGACCTCGCCGGCGCCACCGCGAAGATGACGCCGCCCAACGACCCGCAGAACCACACGGGCTACTTCGAGTACATCGAGAACGAGTTCGCCGACATCCAGGGCGAGGACTGCGACGACGCCATCCGGATGACCGTCAAGGCCCCCGCCGGCCGCCCCTTCACCGGCCGCGTCTGGCTGCCGCCGCCGAATCCCTCCACCCTGACCGCCGTCGAGGCGAGCAACTACTTCAGCTCGACGGCCAGCTTCCAGCCCATCACCGTCACCAGCGACTTCGCCGAGGTCATCTACTTCCTCCGCAACGGCAACCTCTACCGGCGAGTCCTCCTGGTCGCCCCGGAGCGGCAGGCCTCGATCGTGCCGACGCTCAACAACACCGCCACCATCATGGTCGGCACGCCGTCCACGCCCGCCACGATGCCCACGTCGCCGCCCTCGCCGTTCCTGTCCTCGTTCATGCCGACGGGCCTGAATTCCCTCCAGGTGAGCTGGCAGTCGATGAACGACCTGTCGGCCCACCCGGCCCCCCGGGGCACGCCCTACAACGGCAACGTGGTGATACTCAACACCCTGAGCGACCTGACCGACCGGGAGAATCGCTGGCCCAACCAGCGCTTCGCCGACGACTTCCTGAATCTCTCCGGCGTCGATGCCCCCGACGGCCTGGCGGACGATTTCAATCAGGACAACGTCCCGGACTATTACCCGACGCTCTACCCGACGGTCATCAGCGCCCCGGTCAACAACACGCTCGTCTGGGAGCCGGTCCCTTATCCCCGTACGCACATGCCGGCCATGGCCTTCCCGTTCGTGTTCCCGGGGATGTACTCGAGGCCGCAGGTCTGGAACACGGGCGGCCTGAATCCCGGCTGGATCCACTCGCCGGAGCCCCTGGCCGGCGCGGCCCTCAATCAGTACGACCAGGCCCCCCTGGCCTATCTCAACAGCATCAACCACGCCCCGATCGACATCGGCGACAACCTCCCGGTGCCGATCACGGGGGCGACCGGCGGCAGCAGCGAATATCAGACGTGGTGGGGCTTCCCGACCTGGCGGGAGACCCTCTCGCCATTCTGGACCGACCCGACCTACCCGGTGCAGGGCGTGACCAGCATCGGCCTGGCTCCCGGGCAGCCGCGGGGCCTGGCCTACCAGGATGCGTCCGCGACGGTCGTCTCGGATAGCGGGAACCTGCTCCCGGCGATGAACGGGAACTATCGCGTCATCCCGCAGCCCTTCACCGACGGGATGGGGACGGGCGTGGACGGTGCGGGGAACGGATTCTTCGTGTCCACCAACGCCGCGACCAACACGGCGCTCTCGAACCTGTGGAACTCGGGCTGGGAGGACGACCTCGTCATGACGGGCGTCCGCAGCTTCGACATCAAGGCCTATGACAACAGCCTGGGGACGTACGCGGACCTCGGCTGGGGCGACGACCCCAGGCTGACCACCACGCTCGTCGGGGGCAGCACCACGGCCGGAGGCGTCACCACCCCCACCCCCATGGGTACGACGCTCTTCACGCCGTACCTGTACGGCAACTACGACGCGTACAACGGAGCCTACGCCTTCCCGGCCTACGCCAACGTCAACGGCGGCTTCTTCGACGTGGTGAATCAGACCTTCGCCCACGAGGGACGCATGCCGCCGCTGGTCAACGACAATCGACTGGATGCCTCGAACCCGAACCCGACGTACGTCAGCCCCACGAGTTACACGCCAGCGTATCCCGCCGTGCCGACTTACTCGAGCAACGTCGGGGACGACAACGTGAGCATCTTCCGCCTGCGGCGGACGTGGGACTCGTGGTCCACCGCCTACACCAAGGCCCCGGCCACGGGCATCAACCCACCGAGGTCTCCCCTGCCGGGCTTCCCGGCCGGGCCGCCGTTCTCGCCGCCGATCTACCCGTCGTACCCGGCGCCCTACCCGGCGCCGCTGCGGGGGATCCAGATCCAGGTGCGGGTCACGGACCCGACCAGCCAGCGTATCAAGACGTTGACGATTCGACAGGATTTCACGGATAAGCTGTGAGCTTGGCCCGCCGAGCGACTCGACGCGGGCATCATCCATAGCGTGATTGGGAGCAGGCCCGGGCCCGGGGCGGCCCGCTGCCAGGGGAGGTTCGACCATGTTGGCCGGAACGAGGACTCGCCGCGGACGCCGGCGCGGGGTCATCCTGATCCTGGTGCTCGGCATCCTGGGGCTCATGGCCGTCATCGGCATCACCTTCGCGACCCTGTCGGGCCAGGCGAGGGTGGGGGCCCGGCAGAACGCCCAGGCCATGCAGCAGCCCCAGCGGGACGAGCTCTTCGACTACGCCCTCTCGCAGCTCATCAGCGACACGGCGGACATCCGCTCGGCGATCCGCGGCCACGGCATGGCCCGCGACATGTTCGGCAACGACGCCAACCGCAACGGGTACCTCACCCAGAGGCCCGACGGCCTGCGGATGGCCCCCAACAACGACGCCTTCTTCTACATCACGGCGGTCGCCTCGGCGGGCGGCACGCTCTACGACCTGACCACGAACATCCCGACCGCGGACAACGCGTTCTACGGGTACGACTTCACGCGATGGACCCTCCGGGTGGCCATGCTCACCGCCCCGACGAGCCCCGCCACGGGCGTCGTCAACCAGTCGCTCGAGGTGCTCATCGACAACACGTCGGGGGCCAACCACGTCTTCCGCGTGAACATCGCCCCGACCGACGCCGCCACGACGCTCCTCAACCCGACCGTCACCCCGACGCACGCCGCGGGCTACACGACGCAGCTGCCCGGCGATTACCTGGTCGCGGCCGCGGGCGGCGGTGCGGTGGGCACCCAGCAATTCATCCTCGACGGCCGCTGGCTGCACGCCTTCAATGGGCCGGGGATGGGGAGCAACGCCTACAAGGGCAACTTCCGGTTCAACGGCGTGGACCCGAACTCGGCCGGCATGGACGAGGACTACGACGCCGCCGACCTGGAGAACTGGTTCCTCGCCCTCCAGAGCGCCGACGGCACCGTGATGGTCCCCTCGTTCCACCGGCCCGGCATCGTCCGCTACGACATCTCCGCCACGACGACCACGCCGATCAACGACTGGGATGCCGACTACTACGTCTC from Aquisphaera giovannonii includes these protein-coding regions:
- a CDS encoding type IV pilus modification PilV family protein, whose product is MKIRTTAGRAAPKGRAGITLTEILIAIMILGIGLISLATLFPIGLLRLREAQRQTRSSLLFESAACDVAARTLFDRNSFLYVDLVNNNYGWPFWYISGGARFDPLVHDTPYYGGAPTGDGAGNGASSTSYGLPFAYDPLWRQITVHPVTGTPGIYLDPVNQDTAEFRFADGTGLLPNDPGGGIPSAHGLQRLTNFNRPGFAGTGPSAFVPSIFVSPEDVVWQDSTINTYNVAFNPTVGVGPSPSSVVPDLSMTYDAAGNQTYQPVNDFRFSWMLTAHQANGSAGAAFDGNVVIFENRIFGTEPAPAPANFRAAGEFVCEGVFGASKNVQLAANAATIGSYGYGMGADRTVLIRWSNTLADPVVKVGDWIADVTYERNQLVVAKRFLFNSGVGAARASTLEWDNMPAQRCYWYQVQKVTPAQDDTTKAGFRSMTVYTNRKLEARTVLNTAGNPLYQNAVLICPQVVNVIPQTFFLR
- a CDS encoding PulJ/GspJ family protein, giving the protein MRQRRHNPDARRAANARANRRGVTLIEMLVTLAVLLVMMTLVVRIFQAATGSLNAAQVYQEIDGQFRRLDSVIRSDLAGATAKMTPPNDPQNHTGYFEYIENEFADIQGEDCDDAIRMTVKAPAGRPFTGRVWLPPPNPSTLTAVEASNYFSSTASFQPITVTSDFAEVIYFLRNGNLYRRVLLVAPERQASIVPTLNNTATIMVGTPSTPATMPTSPPSPFLSSFMPTGLNSLQVSWQSMNDLSAHPAPRGTPYNGNVVILNTLSDLTDRENRWPNQRFADDFLNLSGVDAPDGLADDFNQDNVPDYYPTLYPTVISAPVNNTLVWEPVPYPRTHMPAMAFPFVFPGMYSRPQVWNTGGLNPGWIHSPEPLAGAALNQYDQAPLAYLNSINHAPIDIGDNLPVPITGATGGSSEYQTWWGFPTWRETLSPFWTDPTYPVQGVTSIGLAPGQPRGLAYQDASATVVSDSGNLLPAMNGNYRVIPQPFTDGMGTGVDGAGNGFFVSTNAATNTALSNLWNSGWEDDLVMTGVRSFDIKAYDNSLGTYADLGWGDDPRLTTTLVGGSTTAGGVTTPTPMGTTLFTPYLYGNYDAYNGAYAFPAYANVNGGFFDVVNQTFAHEGRMPPLVNDNRLDASNPNPTYVSPTSYTPAYPAVPTYSSNVGDDNVSIFRLRRTWDSWSTAYTKAPATGINPPRSPLPGFPAGPPFSPPIYPSYPAPYPAPLRGIQIQVRVTDPTSQRIKTLTIRQDFTDKL